Proteins found in one Arachis stenosperma cultivar V10309 chromosome 8, arast.V10309.gnm1.PFL2, whole genome shotgun sequence genomic segment:
- the LOC130946082 gene encoding uncharacterized protein LOC130946082 has protein sequence MASEESFLVLVHYRGSIKRKTRSGVKFTDKDPLCIIVTPTTTYDALVSSVLEKLGVEGVKRQEVFYRIPTAVLHDTVKFDCFTIGSDEDLQVMFLSRRQFPEVRTPELLAKLVDVVSSSGGSNRNATTIAAVAGSSSRPAVASSSAPVYEPPMQPVASPSFAVDLSGNVGDEVRYGEHIPTEVHCPTPAGVGDGLFDDLDDDDVEPDMIADESGDDVGTTVPTRAIGGSSSGTQQYPPHFSSLDLDAMRQEDNDLQASEFGARDTEGSAGMNEFQVGQQFQDKDEALLSVKTYSIRRGVQYKVVESDYRRYVGKCSEFGNGCTWLIRLSLRQRKGIWEVKRYNGPHTCLASSISSDHRSLDYHVISTFVMPMVRADAGVNIKVLQNATAAHFGFRPTYRRVWMAKQKAVAVIYGDWESRTMSSLGGF, from the coding sequence atggctagtgaggagagtttCCTAGTTCTGGTACATTACAGAGGGTCGATTAAGAGAAAAACTCGGTCCGGCGTGAAGTTCACTGATAAGGATCCCCTGTGTATTATCGTGACGCCGACAACCACGTACGATGCACTTGTTAGCTCTGTGCTGGAGAAGTTGGGTGTTGAAGGCGTTAAACGTCAAGAAGTTTTTTACCGCATTCCAACAGCGGTGCTCCATGACACCGTGAAGTTTGATTGTTTCACAATCGGTAGTGACGAGGACTTGCAGGTTATGTTTCTTTCTCGTAGGCAGTTTCCCGAGGTAAGGACACCAGAGCTGTTGGCAAAGTTGGTTGATGTGGTATCTAGCTCGGGTGGTTCGAACCGGAATGCCACTACTATAGCCGCGGTTGCCGGCTCGAGCTCGAGACCTGCTGTTGCTTCATCCTCTGCTCCTGTGTATGAGCCACCGATGCAGCCTGTTGCGTCCCCTTCGTTTGCCGTTGATCTGAGCGGCAATGTTGGAGACGAGGTTCGGTACGGAGAACATATTCCCACCGAGGTACATTGTCCCACACCGGCTGGTGTTGGTGATGGTTTGTTTGATGATCTAGATGACGATGACGTGGAGCCGGATATGATCGCTGATGAAAGCGGCGATGATGTTGGAACTACTGTTCCGACAAGGGCTATAGGTGGATCTAGTTCTGGCACACAGCAGTATCCACCCCATTTTTCCTCATTGGACCTGGATGCCATGCGACAAGAGGACAATGATCTGCAGGCCTCAGAATTTGGTGCTAGAGATACCGAGGGGTCTGCCGGTATGAACGAGTTCCAGGTTggccaacaatttcaagataaaGATGAGGCGCTGTTGAGTGTGAAGACGTACAGTATCCGCCGAGGGGTCCAGTACAAGGTCGTTGAGTCTGACTACCGCAGGTATGTGGGAAAGTGTTCTGAGTTTGGGAATGGGTGCACATGGCTAATTCGGTTGAGTCTCCGACAGCGGAAGGGTATCTGGGAAGTGAAGCGATACAACGGACCGCATACATGTCTTGCCAGCTCCATCTCCAGCGACCATAGGAGTCTGGACTACCATGTCATATCCACCTTCGTTATGCCGATGGTTAGGGCTGATGCAGGTGTGAACATCAAGGTGCTCCAAAATGCCACGGCCGCACACTTTGGATTCAGGCCTACGTACAGGAGGGTATGGATGGCGAAGCAGAAGGCCGTTGCCGTGATATATGGGGACTGGGAGAGTCGTACAATGAGCTCCCTAGGTGGGTTTTAG
- the LOC130946083 gene encoding uncharacterized protein LOC130946083: MPGTVAVLRTCPVRVGGQVDDSQVYFHRLFWTFPPCIQAFRHCKPLVSIDGTHLYGKYGGTLLVAIAQDGNSNILPVAFALVEGENAESWSFFLSHFREHVTPQPGLLVISDRHNGIKAALEAPDGGWLPPTAYRAFCIRHVAANFALTFKGKDARRLLVNAAYAKTEVEFDYWFDILRSENPAMCDWANRIEYSLWTQHCDEGRRFGHMTTNISECVNSILKGVRNLPVCSLVKATYGRLAELFVRKGREAEAQMGTGQQFT, translated from the coding sequence ATGCCTGGCACTGTAGCCGTCCTCAGGACTTGCCCTGTTCGAGTTGGGGGACAGGTTGACGATTCTCAGGTTTATTTTCATAGGCTGTTCTGGACTTTCCCCCCTTGTATCCAGGCATTCCGTCATTGCAAGCCTTTGGTGAGTATTGATGGCACCCATTTATATGGGAAGTATGGGGGAACACTGCTAGTCGCCATTGCACAAGACGGAAACTCGAACATCCTCCCCGTGGCATTTGCACTAGTTGAGGGTGAGAATGCTGAGTCAtggtctttctttctttcccacTTCCGTGAGCACGTGACACCTCAGCCGGGTCTGTTAGttatttcagataggcataacGGAATAAAGGCAGCCCTCGAGGCTCCGGATGGGGGATGGCTACCGCCTACTGCGTACCGGGCGTTCTGCATTCGACACGTTGCAGCGAATTTTGCCTTGACGTTCAAGGGAAAAGATGCCCGGAGGCTTCTTGTTAACGCCGCATATGCCAAGACCGAGGTGGAGTTTGACTACTGGTTTGACATTCTGCGCTCTGAGAATCCGGCAATGTGTGACTGGGCGAACCGAATCGAGTATTCGTTGTGGACACAGCACTGTGATGAGGGTCGGAGATTCGGGCACATGACGACCAATATTTCGGAGTGTGTCAACTCAATCCTGAAGGGGGTTAGAAACCTCCCTGTTTGCTCCCTGGTGAAGGCCACATACGGAAGACTTGCTGAGCTATTTGTGCGTAAGGGGAGGGAGGCCGAGGCTCAGATGGGTACTGGACAACAATTCACTTGA